One region of Drosophila subobscura isolate 14011-0131.10 chromosome J, UCBerk_Dsub_1.0, whole genome shotgun sequence genomic DNA includes:
- the LOC117894345 gene encoding uncharacterized protein LOC117894345 isoform X3, producing the protein MASRRRLLLLLLLVLLVLQLIGTTPASRSLSVNGNNIWRRVRLVTSQESDRNVYQVLKPISRNSTSTTTSTTTSAPSTTSSTTTSTTSTSTATPPSQRSAKQLDLNFPGSVSNVSNAARLEMSTEFFVVPTLTASSTSSSTTSTPTRSLGARARSASTPRVSQGNSSGYGHGHGHGTPPSIVSTHLPFTGLRKEPWVVPVLVLATLTMLMMAAFEIFVLFKAWRTSPSRRHLFLGQMLLLGLFACASLGAIITAQPTLLSCGAIRFGVGVAYALVFAALLVKCVFLISLNGGVYLPAPYQGLLLLFALLIQVAIGGQWLLTQPPEVYTTSVPVMGSGFLSTTVASQTNYSALFYPTSYTTLDGTPEIYTRIAAVSTVLIPLCKTQFSELLFSLIYIVFLIVFIAVLAIKSRGIRDNYREATYIGLAIGGAIPIWLGWMLCGLAVAERHKDACIAFGLVATSATVFLVMFMPKGRQLAAMGKEGLYVEDREEQFSSLSRAGSGYSPSFFHFKPIKYGVMSGCGIPNSATNTGQGLSSKHCSSANNGGGMFIRPDEANLYTTLEPTLSTNPNVYFQRSGAVHPGILY; encoded by the coding sequence ATGGCCAGCAGACgccgcctgttgctgctgcttttgctggttTTGCTGGTTCTGCAGTTAATCGGCACCACGCCTGCGTCTCGCAGCCTCAGTGTCAACGGGAACAACATCTGGCGGCGAGTGCGCCTTGTGACCAGCCAGGAGAGCGACCGCAATGTCTACCAGGTGCTCAAGCCGATAAGCCGcaactccacctccaccaccacgaGTACCACCACGAGTGCTCCAAGCACCACTAGCAGCACAACCACTAgcaccacatccacatccacagccactcCTCCCTCACAAAGGTCAGCAAAGCAATTGGATCTCAACTTTCCCGGTAGCGTCTCGAACGTCTCGAATGCCGCCCGCCTGGAAATGTCCACGGAATTCTTCGTGGTGCCCACTCTGACggccagcagcacaagcagctcCACCACTTCCACGCCTACGAGGAGTCTGGGAGCCAGAGCCCGATCCGCCAGCACTCCGCGCGTCAGCCAGGGGAACAGTAGCGGCTACGgccacggacatggacacggtACTCCTCCAAGCATAGTGTCTACGCACCTGCCCTTCACCGGACTCCGAAAGGAGCCGTGGGTGGtgccggtgctggtgctggccacTCTCACCATGCTCATGATGGCTGCCTTCGAAATCTTCGTGCTTTTCAAGGCCTGGCGGACGTCGCCATCGCGACGTCATCTCTTCCTGGGCCAGATGCTGCTCCTAGGACTGTTCGCCTGCGCCAGCCTGGGCGCCATCATCACCGCCCAGCCCACGCTCCTCAGCTGCGGGGCGATCCGCTTTGGGGTGGGTGTTGCCTACGCCCTAGTGTTTGCCGCCCTCCTGGTGAAGTGTGTCTTTCTGATCAGCCTGAACGGAGGCGTTTACCTGCCGGCACCGTAccaggggctgctgctgctcttcgcaCTTCTCATCCAGGTAGCGATTGGAGGTCAGTGGCTGCTAACCCAACCGCCAGAAGTGTACACGACTAGTGTGCCAGTGATGGGCAGTGGATTCCTCTCCACCACGGTGGCCTCGCAGACGAACTACTCGGCGCTGTTCTACCCGACGTCGTACACTACGCTGGACGGGACGCCGGAGATCTACACCAGGATTGCAGCGGTCAGCACGGTGCTGATCCCGCTGTGCAAGACGCAGTTTTCGGAGCTGCTTTTCTCGCTCATCTACATAGTATTCCTCATTGTGTTTATCGCCGTGCTGGCCATTAAGTCGCGCGGAATCCGGGACAACTACCGCGAGGCCACTTACATTGGCCTGGCCATTGGCGGCGCTATTCCAATCTGGCTGGGCTGGATGCTGTGCGGCCTGGCCGTGGCGGAGCGGCACAAAGACGCGTGCATAGCCTTCGGACTAGTAGCCACCTCGGCCACCGTCTTCCTGGTGATGTTCATGCCCAAGGGCAGGCAGCTGGCTGCCATGGGCAAAGAGGGGCTCTACGTCGAGGATCGGGAGGAGCAGTTCAGCTCTCTGAGTCGCGCCGGGTCCGGTTACTCGCCCTCCTTCTTCCACTTCAAGCCCATTAAGTACGGCGTGATGAGCGGCTGTGGGATTCCCAACTCTGCCACCAACACGGGCCAGGGCCTAAGCTCCAAGCACTGTTCCAGCGCCAACAATGGTGGAG
- the LOC117894554 gene encoding uncharacterized protein LOC117894554, with protein sequence MIKACSNTTVILILSLMAVGTAEPLRRRFSARQVQTPASPTPTGYPEAGVTPEVPFDLPSSTTKPELTYLPPDNTYGPPDNTYGAPDTSYGPPGSTDVEPQQDVQPEDQPENPIETDEIPPVEDEVVGDAKQQPAEDEEELLVQVSADGTVIAVSSSLDQPQPVQSARFYQRVPQGRRREQPVPQRLILRRSW encoded by the coding sequence ATGATCAAAGCCTGCTCCAACACCACCGTCATTCTTATCTTGAGCCTAATGGCTGTGGGCACAGCTGAGCCATTGCGTCGGAGATTCTCAGCACGACAAGTTCAGACCCCGGCTAGTCCAACTCCTACAGGGTATCCAGAGGCGGGCGTTACACCCGAAGTTCCCTTCGATCTTCCCAGCTCTACCACCAAACCTGAGCTGACTTATCTACCTCCAGATAACACCTACGGTCCTCCGGATAATACATACGGAGCTCCGGATACTTCCTATGGACCTCCTGGAAGTACAGATGTGGAGCCTCAACAGGACGTGCAGCCCGAAGATCAGCCAGAGAATCCCATCGAAACCGATGAAATTCCTCCTGTCGAAGATGAGGTTGTGGGCgatgccaagcagcagccagcagaggatGAAGAGGAGCTCCTGGTTCAAGTGTCCGCTGATGGCACTGTAATTGCCGTTTCCTCGTCCCTCGATCAGCCACAGCCTGTCCAGTCGGCACGCTTCTACCAGCGCGTTCCCCAGGGTCGCCGACGTGAGCAGCCTGTTCCACAAAGGTTAATCCTTCGTCGCAGTTGGTGA
- the LOC117894553 gene encoding proline-rich extensin-like protein EPR1, producing the protein MVGYFVVVALLCLSATTCRVAGEAGRLRFPRPARVKSFPLILQRQDDAAPYPPAGPVPNPPFELPTEEAAVFPEPDDTYGPPADVYGPPVEVYGPPAEVYGPPVEVYGPPSEVYGPPDQAANDDSTNSLPQSAAIINLASLPLPPQAQFVLPLLNRLAAFRPQRPVLLTPQRRPAKLTARPVPQRKPAKIVNGIQGHAVFPSLQLALPFVDRSIPFRPRPARLIVNAPLRRPVRDEHALSQF; encoded by the coding sequence ATGGTTGGATATTTTGTTGTGGTCGCTCTACTCTGCCTTTCTGCGACCACCTGCCGGGTGGCGGGAGAGGCGGGGCGGCTGAGGTTTCCTCGACCTGCGAGGGTAAAATCATTTCCATTGATACTGCAGAGACAGGATGATGCGGCGCCATATCCACCGGCGGGTCCCGTGCCCAATCCACCGTTCGAGCTGCCCACAGAGGAGGCTGCCGTGTTTCCCGAACCTGATGATACCTATGGACCGCCAGCAGATGTGTATGGACCGCCAGTTGAGGTCTATGGACCCCCAGCTGAAGTGTATGGACCGCCAGTTGAGGTCTATGGACCCCCATCTGAAGTGTATGGCCCACCAGATCAGGCAGCCAATGATGACAGCACCAACAGCTTGCCCCAGAGTGCAGCCATCATAAATCTGGCCAGCCTGCCTTTACCGCCTCAGGCTCAGTTCGTTCTGCCTTTACTGAACCGATTGGCAGCCTTTCGACCGCAACGCCCCGTCCTGCTGACTCCACAACGTCGACCGGCCAAGCTGACAGCGCGCCCAGTTCCACAGAGGAAGCCTGCCAAAATTGTCAATGGCATCCAGGGACACGCGGTTTTTCCATCGCTACAGCTGGCCCTGCCCTTTGTGGACCGGAGCATTCCCTTCCGGCCACGTCCTGCGCGCTTGATTGTTAACGCTCCACTCAGGAGGCCAGTCAGGGATGAGCACGCATTATCACAATTCTGA
- the LOC117894557 gene encoding DNA-directed RNA polymerases I, II, and III subunit RPABC3, which produces MAGVLFEDIFNVKDMDPEGKKFDRVSRLHCESESFKMDLILDINSWLYPMELGDKFRLVLATTLREDGCPDSGEYNPMEHEGTRADSFEYVMYGKIYRIEGDEAHNEASRLSAYVSFGGLLMRLQGDANNLHGFEVDQHMYLLMKRLAF; this is translated from the coding sequence ATGGCTGGAGTACTTTTCGAGGATATATTCAACGTAAAGGACATGGACCCCGAGGGCAAGAAATTCGACCGTGTCTCCCGCTTGCACTGCGAATCCGAGTCATTCAAAATGGACCTCATACTGGACATTAACTCGTGGCTCTATCCCATGGAACTGGGCGACAAGTTCCGCTTGGTGCTGGCCACAACGCTGCGCGAAGACGGCTGCCCCGACAGCGGCGAATACAATCCCATGGAGCACGAGGGTACCAGGGCCGACAGCTTCGAGTATGTGATGTACGGCAAAATCTATCGCATTGAGGGCGACGAGGCCCACAATGAAGCCTCTCGTCTGTCGGCGTACGTCTCGTTCGGTGGACTCCTGATGCGCCTGCAGGGTGatgccaacaatttgcacGGCTTCGAGGTGGACCAGCACATGTATCTGTTAATGAAGCGGCTGGCGTTCTGA
- the LOC117894079 gene encoding zinc finger protein OZF: MVRSRRSLSKEDAVSLLTDSGISLSSPPSSAARGSSPTTSTSTPIKRRKSSLTSLQDAYAEEDTEQDSKDADYVQPTPKKSTRKSEPGRRKQHVCSHCSKEFGGKTDLQRHLLIHSDERPHKCVDCGKCYRQAVNLKNHITTAHEHKKQFVCAECPKSFALKERLRLHMRLHSGEKPYQCPICDKRFARGGQLQQHMVSHHKTCIQQFNCTKCSASFSTNANLRVHMVRHEQGMEHRCSICENQFANELALRAHINQKHHKLTQFECEICHKIIEPDEDLATHMLKHAAIKTHVCEVCNSYFTQKSQYNVHMRMHTGERPYQCRICHQTFAHSSVLKLHIRKHTGEKPFRCQLCTDEVAFSQLAHLKNHMKKIHKQQKPYMCDGCHEFFKIKVELQAHAEQCAKCPAAEEDSTDSQSDDTLVLSTIRFNMAVILKKISSAQKLRQLGYEKRLIDNVIIASLKLAQRPTHDDPKLTPLARLLLNVEEFLNWIVPAPTMKKFSEELLSITTILDKIATMYMKQK, translated from the exons ATGGTGCGCAGCCGTCGCAGTCTCTCCAAGGAGGATGCCGTGTCCCTGCTCACCGACAGCGGTATCTCATTGTCATCGCCGCCTTCATCGGCGGCGCGTGGCTCCTCGCCCACCACCTCGACGTCGACTCCCATCAAGCGCAGGAAGAGCAGCCTCACCAGCCTGCAGGATGCCTACGCAGAGGAAGACACCGAGCAGGACTCGAAGGATGCGGACTATGTTCAGCCCACGCCCAAGAAGTCCACGCGAAAGTCTGAGCCAGGGCGCCGCAAGCAGCACGTGTGCAGCCATTGCTCCAAGGAGTTCGGGGGCAAGACAGATCTACAGCGCCATTTGCTGATCCACTCGGACGAGCGGCCGCACAAGTGCGTGGATTGCGGAAAGTGCTATCGCCAGGCGGTGAACCTGAAGAACCACATAACCACTGCACATGAGCACAAGAAGCAGTTCGTCTGTGCCGAGTGCCCAAAATCGTTTGCCCTCAAGGAGCGACTTAGGCTTCATATGCGCCTGCATTCGGGGGAGAAACCGTACCAGTGTCCCATCTGCGACAAGCGATTCGCCAGGGGAGGTCAG CTACAACAACACATGGTGTCCCATCATAAGACGTGTATACAGCAGTTCAACTGCACCAAATGCTCCGCCAGTTTCTCAACGAACGCCAATCTGCGAGTGCATATGGTGCGGCACGAGCAGGGCATGGAGCACCGGTGCAGCATCTGCGAGAATCAGTTTGCCAATGAGCTGGCCCTGCGCGCCCACATCAACCAGAAGCATCACAAGCTCACGCAGTTCGAGTGCGAAATTTGCCACAAAATCATAGAGCCCGACGAGGACCTAGCCACCCATATGCTGAAGCATGCTGCTATCAAGACCCATGTGTGTGAAGTGTGCAATTCGTACTTTACCCAAAAGTCTCAGTACAACGTCCACATGAGGATGCACACGGGGGAGCGGCCATACCAGTGTCGA ATCTGCCACCAGACCTTTGCGCACTCCAGCGTGCTAAAGCTCCACATACGCAAGCATACGGGTGAGAAACCATTCCGTTGCCAGCTGTGCACGGACGAGGTGGCCTTCTCGCAGTTGGCGCATCTCAAGAACCACATGAAGAAGATACACAAACAGCAGAAGCCGTATATGTGCGATGGGTGCCATGAGTTTTTCAAGATTAAGGTGGAGCTTCAGGCGCATGCCGAGCAGTGTGCCAAGTGTCCGGCAGCCGAAGAAGATAGCACGGACAGTCAGTCAGACGACACTCTGGTCCTCTCCACCATACGCTTCAACATGGCCGTGATCCTCAAAAAGATAAGCTCTGCCCAGAAGCTGCGTCAACTGGGCTATGAGAAGCGGTTAATTGATAATGTCATCATTGCCTCATTGAAGTTGGCCCAGCGTCCCACGCACGACGATCCCAAGCTGACGCCTCTGGCCAGGCTTCTTCTGAATGTGGAGGAGTTCCTGAATTGGATTGTGCCAGCCCCTACCATGAAGAAATTCAGCGAAGAGCTGCTCTCCATCACCACCATTCTGGACAAGATTGCCACCATGTATATGAAGCAGAAGTAG